From a region of the Nonlabens dokdonensis DSW-6 genome:
- the purB gene encoding adenylosuccinate lyase, whose protein sequence is MPTALQAISPIDGRYRSKVESLANYFSESALIRYRVLVEVEYFIALSESGIKQLQPLTEETQEQLKDLYRKFTDKDAQAIKDIEKVTNHDVKAVEYFLKEQFDKLGLAAHKEFIHFGLTSQDINNTAIPLSIKDAIENVYLPELEAVRDELHRLSKEWKDIPLLARTHGQPASPTRLGKEFYVFVVRIEEQMNMLEQVQHAAKFGGATGNYNAHHVAFPEVNWQKFGEDFVENRLGLKHSFPTTQIEHYDHMASLFDNLKRINTILVDLDRDIWTYISMDYFKQKIKAGEIGSSAMPHKVNPIDFENSEGNLGIANALFEHLAAKLPISRLQRDLTDSTVLRNVGVPLAHTVIAFKATLKGLGKLLLNKSKIAQDLENNWAVVAEAIQTILRREAYPNPYEALKELTRTNEKITGESIATFIETLDVSEDIKKEMRVITPSTFTGI, encoded by the coding sequence ATGCCTACTGCTTTACAAGCTATTTCTCCCATCGACGGACGTTATCGTTCTAAAGTCGAATCCCTTGCTAATTATTTTTCTGAGTCTGCGTTGATACGTTATCGCGTTCTTGTAGAAGTGGAATATTTTATCGCTTTAAGCGAAAGCGGAATCAAGCAACTACAACCTTTAACTGAAGAAACTCAGGAACAATTAAAAGATTTGTACCGCAAGTTTACTGATAAAGATGCGCAAGCGATTAAGGACATAGAAAAAGTTACTAATCACGATGTAAAAGCGGTAGAATATTTCCTAAAAGAACAATTTGATAAGTTAGGATTAGCGGCTCATAAAGAGTTTATACATTTTGGACTGACTTCCCAAGACATCAACAATACAGCTATTCCACTTTCTATAAAAGATGCGATAGAAAATGTGTACCTGCCAGAATTAGAAGCTGTACGAGATGAATTGCACAGACTTTCTAAAGAATGGAAAGACATACCTCTTCTAGCTCGTACGCACGGTCAGCCGGCTTCTCCTACTCGTTTAGGAAAAGAGTTTTATGTTTTTGTTGTTCGTATAGAAGAGCAAATGAATATGCTCGAACAAGTGCAGCACGCAGCAAAATTTGGTGGTGCCACAGGAAATTACAATGCACATCACGTGGCATTTCCAGAGGTCAACTGGCAGAAATTTGGTGAAGACTTTGTAGAAAATCGTTTAGGATTAAAGCATAGTTTTCCAACTACTCAAATTGAGCATTATGATCACATGGCTTCTCTTTTTGATAATTTAAAAAGAATCAATACCATACTAGTCGATTTAGACAGAGATATATGGACCTATATTTCAATGGACTATTTCAAGCAAAAAATAAAGGCAGGCGAGATAGGTTCTAGTGCAATGCCGCATAAAGTAAATCCTATTGATTTTGAAAATTCTGAAGGAAATTTAGGAATCGCAAATGCGTTGTTTGAGCATCTGGCTGCAAAGCTCCCTATTTCAAGACTTCAACGAGATCTTACCGACTCCACAGTTTTAAGAAATGTAGGTGTTCCTCTGGCTCATACAGTTATTGCTTTTAAAGCAACGTTAAAAGGCTTAGGTAAATTATTACTGAATAAGTCTAAAATAGCACAAGACCTAGAGAATAATTGGGCCGTAGTTGCAGAAGCAATTCAAACCATCTTGCGTCGTGAAGCCTACCCAAATCCATACGAAGCCTTAAAAGAACTCACTCGTACTAATGAAAAGATAACTGGCGAGAGCATCGCAACCTTCATTGAAACACTAGATGTGAGCGAAGATATCAAGAAAGAAATGCGAGTTATTACACCTAGCACGTTTACAGGGATTTAA
- a CDS encoding DUF721 domain-containing protein, producing MRNNKKEDFVRMSDVLSDFKAQDKLQKGFQKVDVETAWKEVMGAGVTNYTTQVKFTTGTLFISLSSSVLRQELLYGRAKIIKNLNDHLGREMIEKLVLR from the coding sequence ATGAGGAACAATAAAAAAGAAGATTTTGTGCGCATGAGTGATGTTTTGAGTGATTTTAAAGCTCAAGATAAACTGCAGAAGGGTTTCCAGAAAGTGGATGTAGAAACAGCCTGGAAAGAGGTGATGGGCGCAGGTGTCACCAATTATACAACACAAGTTAAATTTACTACTGGAACACTTTTTATAAGTCTTTCCTCATCTGTATTGAGACAAGAATTACTTTACGGTAGAGCAAAAATTATTAAAAACCTAAACGATCATTTAGGAAGAGAGATGATCGAAAAGTTGGTGTTGAGGTAA
- a CDS encoding YqaE/Pmp3 family membrane protein, which translates to MSILTIILNIFIPPLGVALAKGIGKDFVINLILTLIFFIPGVIHAFYVTAK; encoded by the coding sequence ATGAGCATTTTAACGATTATACTAAACATTTTTATTCCGCCATTAGGTGTGGCTCTTGCAAAAGGTATAGGTAAAGATTTTGTGATCAATTTGATTTTGACATTGATCTTTTTTATCCCAGGAGTGATCCACGCATTTTATGTGACGGCAAAGTAA
- a CDS encoding SIR2 family NAD-dependent protein deacylase, translated as MKNLVVLTGAGVSAESGIATFRDAGGLWEGHDIMEVASPEGYAANPALVLDFYNKRRAQLKDVDPNEAHFCIAGLERNFHVDVITQNVDDLHERAGSSNVIHLHGELKKARSSKNSNEILEWEDDINLGDLSKDGSQLRPHIVWFGEEVPAMEQAIEIVSKADVLLIVGTSMQVYPAAGLKDFAPSHAPIYFVDPAPSLESAGRLNVIKEKAGKGVQMVADLLSF; from the coding sequence ATGAAAAATCTAGTTGTATTGACAGGTGCTGGTGTCAGTGCCGAAAGTGGTATCGCAACCTTTAGAGATGCAGGCGGGCTTTGGGAAGGACATGATATAATGGAAGTTGCTTCTCCAGAAGGTTATGCCGCAAATCCAGCTCTTGTCCTTGATTTTTATAATAAAAGGCGTGCGCAACTTAAGGACGTTGATCCTAATGAAGCGCATTTTTGTATAGCTGGATTAGAACGTAATTTCCATGTGGACGTGATTACACAAAATGTAGACGACCTACATGAGCGTGCAGGTTCTTCAAATGTAATTCACCTACATGGAGAGCTCAAAAAAGCTAGAAGTTCTAAAAACAGCAACGAAATTCTGGAATGGGAAGATGATATCAATTTAGGAGATTTGAGTAAGGATGGATCGCAATTACGCCCGCATATAGTATGGTTCGGTGAAGAGGTTCCCGCTATGGAGCAAGCTATTGAAATAGTATCAAAAGCCGATGTGTTGCTGATAGTAGGAACCTCGATGCAAGTCTATCCAGCAGCAGGATTAAAAGATTTTGCACCTAGTCACGCTCCTATTTATTTTGTTGATCCAGCACCTAGTTTAGAATCTGCTGGGAGATTGAATGTTATAAAAGAGAAAGCCGGTAAAGGAGTTCAAATGGTAGCTGATTTATTAAGTTTTTGA
- a CDS encoding lipocalin-like domain-containing protein — protein sequence MKKIIYLILVSVVISCTSNEDKIKAVEGYWNIEQVLMPDGSEREFPFSNHMDHFEIDGYKGVKNRVSPTYDGGFISYGNPIYFEWEEKDGDLRLTFQEGEASYKQTVEKATKETLVLLHENGTRYTYKTYTPNEEQ from the coding sequence ATGAAAAAAATCATCTATTTAATTCTCGTGTCAGTTGTTATCTCTTGTACCAGTAATGAAGATAAAATAAAGGCCGTAGAAGGATACTGGAATATTGAGCAGGTTTTAATGCCTGACGGAAGTGAACGAGAATTTCCTTTTTCTAACCACATGGATCATTTTGAAATAGATGGTTACAAAGGAGTCAAAAATAGAGTAAGCCCAACTTATGATGGTGGTTTTATAAGCTATGGTAATCCTATTTATTTTGAGTGGGAAGAGAAAGACGGCGATTTACGGCTTACCTTTCAAGAAGGAGAAGCATCCTACAAACAAACAGTTGAAAAAGCTACTAAAGAAACGCTAGTACTTTTACATGAAAATGGAACGCGTTATACTTATAAAACATATACTCCTAATGAGGAACAATAA
- the pheT gene encoding phenylalanine--tRNA ligase subunit beta, with product MKVSYNWIKQFINISGELDEHTALLTSLGLEVEGVEKFESVKGGLDGIVVGYVESCEQHSNADKLKLTKVNIGTETVQIVCGAPNVAAGQKVPVATIGTTLYDDKGEAWKIKKGKIRGEESHGMICAEDELGLGTSHDGIMVLDSNLEIGIPLKDVVEIEEDHVIEIGLTPNRADAMSHMGVARDLRAGLAVNEDPVEFITPSVSSFHVESRSARVDIEVEKPELAPRYCGVSLTGIKVAESPEWIKNRLKAIGLAPKNNVVDVTNYVMHELGQPLHAFDLAKVSGNKIIVKTLEKDTPFTTLDGEQHKLHEDDLMICDAEKPLCIAGVYGGENSGVTDGTTSIFLESAYFNPVSVRKTAKRHGFNTDASFRFERGIDPNITEYALKRAALLIQETAGGDISSDITDVYSQKIEDQQVFLPFAKVNSLIGQEIPKEEIKSILRSLDINVNNVTESGLGLTIPAYRNDVTRPADVIEEILRVYGYDRIESSSKLNATIAKSSKLENNRLQNIVAQQLVGQGFVEMMANSLTSEKNHTLTDHISPKNEVRMLNPLSSDLAVMRQSLIYGGLEAIAHNLNRKQENLRLFEFGNTYHQYQERQFTENKHLSVLTAGNTSEPSWNSTSHPADFFYLKGAVIAVLKRLGIHKINEKPTKLDFLSEGIALNSGAKIADIGVVKKKVAKHFGVEVTVHFANIYWDEILKMVSKEHVPVTEIPKFPEVSRDFALLVDQSVSFKELREIALNSEKKILKSVQLFDVYEGSKLPKGKKSYALNFTLQDSNKTLTDKQIDKTMNKIQQQLENQAGAVLR from the coding sequence ATGAAAGTTTCTTATAACTGGATCAAGCAATTTATAAATATTTCAGGTGAGTTAGATGAGCATACCGCTCTATTGACATCTTTAGGTCTTGAAGTGGAAGGCGTTGAAAAATTTGAAAGTGTCAAAGGTGGATTAGATGGTATTGTAGTAGGATATGTAGAGTCCTGTGAGCAGCATTCTAATGCTGATAAATTAAAACTAACTAAGGTAAACATAGGAACAGAAACAGTTCAAATAGTTTGTGGTGCGCCTAACGTTGCTGCTGGTCAAAAGGTGCCTGTTGCCACTATAGGAACTACGTTATATGACGATAAAGGAGAAGCCTGGAAGATTAAAAAAGGAAAAATACGTGGTGAAGAAAGTCACGGAATGATCTGTGCCGAAGACGAGTTAGGTCTAGGAACTTCTCATGATGGAATCATGGTGCTGGACTCTAACTTAGAAATAGGAATACCGCTTAAAGATGTAGTTGAGATCGAGGAAGATCATGTTATCGAGATAGGACTAACACCTAATCGAGCTGACGCGATGTCTCACATGGGTGTTGCCAGAGATTTACGTGCTGGTCTTGCCGTAAATGAAGATCCTGTAGAATTTATTACACCATCGGTAAGTAGTTTTCATGTAGAAAGCCGTTCTGCTCGTGTGGATATTGAGGTGGAGAAACCTGAACTTGCACCTCGTTATTGTGGTGTATCGCTTACTGGAATTAAAGTGGCAGAATCACCAGAATGGATTAAAAACAGATTAAAAGCTATAGGGCTTGCACCTAAGAATAATGTGGTAGATGTTACAAATTACGTCATGCACGAATTAGGACAACCTTTGCACGCTTTTGATTTGGCTAAAGTTTCTGGAAATAAAATCATTGTAAAAACCTTAGAAAAAGATACTCCATTTACCACTTTAGATGGTGAGCAACATAAATTGCATGAAGATGATTTAATGATTTGTGATGCAGAAAAACCATTGTGTATTGCTGGTGTATACGGTGGAGAGAATAGTGGTGTGACTGATGGAACGACGTCTATTTTTCTTGAAAGCGCCTATTTTAACCCAGTAAGTGTGCGTAAAACGGCAAAGCGTCACGGATTTAATACTGATGCTTCTTTTAGATTTGAGCGTGGCATCGATCCTAATATTACTGAGTATGCTTTAAAACGTGCAGCGTTACTTATTCAAGAAACGGCTGGCGGTGATATTTCTAGTGATATTACAGATGTATATTCTCAAAAAATTGAAGATCAACAAGTATTTCTTCCTTTTGCTAAAGTAAATTCATTAATAGGGCAGGAGATACCTAAAGAAGAGATCAAGAGCATATTAAGAAGTTTAGATATTAACGTCAATAATGTTACAGAATCAGGCTTGGGACTTACGATTCCGGCATATAGGAATGACGTAACAAGACCAGCTGATGTTATTGAAGAAATTCTGAGAGTATATGGTTATGATCGTATAGAAAGCTCTTCTAAATTAAATGCAACCATAGCTAAGTCTTCAAAATTAGAGAACAATAGATTACAGAATATTGTGGCGCAACAGCTGGTAGGTCAGGGATTTGTTGAGATGATGGCAAACAGCCTGACATCTGAAAAAAATCACACGCTTACGGATCATATTTCTCCAAAAAACGAAGTGCGCATGCTCAATCCTTTAAGCAGTGATCTTGCGGTAATGCGACAGAGTTTGATTTATGGAGGTCTAGAAGCTATTGCTCATAATTTAAACAGGAAGCAAGAAAATTTGCGATTGTTTGAATTTGGTAATACTTATCATCAATACCAAGAAAGACAGTTTACAGAAAATAAACACTTAAGTGTATTAACTGCTGGTAACACAAGTGAACCTAGCTGGAATAGTACTTCTCATCCAGCTGATTTCTTCTATTTAAAAGGAGCAGTTATTGCTGTTTTAAAACGATTAGGAATCCATAAAATAAACGAAAAGCCTACAAAACTTGATTTCCTAAGTGAAGGAATTGCATTAAACAGTGGTGCAAAAATTGCTGATATCGGAGTAGTAAAAAAGAAAGTTGCTAAGCATTTTGGTGTAGAGGTAACTGTACATTTTGCTAACATTTACTGGGATGAGATATTAAAAATGGTTTCTAAAGAGCATGTTCCTGTTACAGAAATTCCAAAATTCCCAGAGGTAAGTAGGGATTTTGCACTATTAGTGGATCAATCTGTTAGTTTTAAAGAATTGAGAGAAATTGCCTTAAATTCTGAAAAGAAGATTTTAAAATCGGTACAATTATTTGATGTTTATGAAGGTAGTAAGTTGCCTAAAGGTAAAAAATCCTATGCGTTGAACTTTACGTTACAAGACTCAAATAAAACGCTAACTGATAAGCAAATTGATAAAACGATGAATAAAATACAGCAGCAGTTAGAAAATCAAGCTGGTGCGGTGTTGAGGTAG
- a CDS encoding tetratricopeptide repeat protein: MATYNKRGYKPKTKPEKEDNDELFDDSESTTAEVFSTLDEGANKTEQWLEKNQKAIVIVVGIIIVAALGAWLYNQFVMEPKQMEAVAESNEANKYYDLALNSTGKEKDSLYTLALEGANGKYGLIQIAEEYAGTDAGNLANYQAGMAYLNIGGDQLQKAIEYLEKFDGGDSVLNAIAQAGIGDALVQAGQPGDAIAHYMDAANSNTNEFSTPKYLLKAGQVALTTGDTSTAITALERIEENYPDAAEYKTAQVLLGQARAASN; the protein is encoded by the coding sequence ATGGCAACTTATAACAAAAGAGGATACAAACCGAAAACGAAACCAGAAAAGGAAGACAACGACGAACTTTTTGATGATTCTGAATCTACAACCGCTGAGGTTTTTAGTACCCTTGATGAAGGTGCTAATAAAACAGAGCAATGGCTAGAGAAAAACCAAAAAGCTATCGTGATCGTGGTAGGTATTATCATTGTTGCTGCTTTAGGTGCGTGGTTGTACAACCAGTTTGTAATGGAGCCTAAGCAAATGGAGGCTGTTGCTGAATCTAATGAAGCAAACAAATACTACGACCTTGCTTTAAATTCTACTGGAAAAGAGAAAGATTCTTTATATACTCTTGCTTTAGAAGGTGCTAATGGAAAATATGGATTGATCCAGATTGCTGAAGAATATGCTGGCACTGATGCTGGTAACCTAGCAAACTATCAAGCTGGTATGGCTTACCTTAATATAGGTGGTGACCAACTTCAAAAAGCAATTGAATACCTAGAGAAGTTTGACGGTGGAGATTCTGTTTTAAACGCTATTGCACAAGCTGGGATAGGTGATGCGCTTGTACAAGCTGGACAGCCAGGTGATGCGATCGCTCATTATATGGATGCTGCAAATTCAAATACAAATGAATTTTCTACTCCTAAGTATCTATTAAAAGCAGGACAAGTTGCTCTTACTACTGGAGATACTTCTACAGCTATAACTGCTTTAGAAAGAATTGAAGAAAATTATCCTGATGCTGCAGAATATAAAACTGCTCAAGTTCTTTTAGGACAAGCAAGAGCAGCTTCTAACTAA
- a CDS encoding YqaE/Pmp3 family membrane protein — protein sequence MKKLTIFLNILAPPISVFRKRGFDNDLAINILFTMMLFIPGIIHAFYITSQKNGIL from the coding sequence ATGAAAAAGTTAACCATATTTTTGAATATTCTCGCGCCGCCTATAAGTGTTTTCCGTAAAAGAGGATTTGATAATGACCTTGCAATAAATATATTATTTACTATGATGTTATTTATTCCAGGAATAATACATGCTTTTTATATCACTTCTCAGAAAAACGGAATTTTATAA
- a CDS encoding class I SAM-dependent methyltransferase produces the protein MVKGKSAGYEVGDLIYDASIYDAMNSSLDDLEFYRKWMPKKENSHILELCCGTGRLTIPLAEDGYHITGVDFTSTMLAEGSNKAKQKDLKIKFINADVRSLSLQEKFDLIFIPFNSIHHLYKNEDLISTFQVVQKHLKKGGLFLLDCYNPNLNYIVEAQKDQSVLTQYQTDDGRTIRIEQNMNYESASQINRIQWHYFIDGQFDSIQNLDMRMYFPQELDYYLEQNGFAIDQKFGDFKESNFNNESEKQIYVCRKKI, from the coding sequence ATGGTAAAAGGTAAATCGGCTGGATACGAAGTAGGAGATCTTATCTACGACGCAAGTATCTATGATGCTATGAATTCAAGTCTTGATGATTTAGAATTTTATAGGAAGTGGATGCCAAAAAAAGAGAACTCTCATATTTTAGAGTTGTGCTGTGGTACAGGCAGGCTCACCATTCCACTGGCAGAAGATGGTTATCATATAACCGGCGTAGATTTTACTTCTACTATGCTCGCCGAAGGTTCTAATAAGGCAAAACAAAAAGATTTAAAAATCAAATTTATAAATGCAGATGTACGCTCATTGAGTCTACAAGAAAAATTTGATCTTATATTTATTCCTTTCAATTCTATTCATCATTTGTATAAAAATGAAGATTTGATATCAACTTTTCAAGTAGTACAGAAACATCTCAAAAAAGGAGGCTTGTTTTTACTAGATTGTTACAATCCAAATTTAAACTACATCGTTGAGGCTCAAAAAGATCAATCAGTACTGACGCAATATCAGACTGATGACGGCAGGACCATACGCATTGAACAGAACATGAATTATGAAAGCGCTTCTCAAATTAATCGTATCCAGTGGCATTATTTTATCGATGGACAATTTGATTCTATTCAGAATCTAGACATGAGAATGTATTTTCCTCAGGAGCTAGATTATTATTTAGAACAAAACGGTTTTGCAATAGACCAAAAGTTTGGTGACTTCAAAGAAAGTAATTTTAACAATGAATCTGAAAAACAGATTTACGTTTGCCGTAAGAAAATTTAA
- the ribH gene encoding 6,7-dimethyl-8-ribityllumazine synthase: protein MATAGKDLSHYDKDSLPDASDMRIGIVVSEWNEDITENLFKGAHQTLLDCGVDKERIFRMDVPGSFELIYGCKNMQYSSYPTKNSKLRKGLDAIIAIGNVIRGETAHFDFVCQGVTSGIKDLNLNKSKVPVIFCVLTDDTHAQSVARSGGVHGNKGSEAAVAAIKMAAIKQGF, encoded by the coding sequence ATGGCTACCGCAGGTAAAGATTTATCGCATTACGATAAAGACAGTCTTCCAGACGCTAGTGATATGCGTATAGGAATCGTAGTATCGGAATGGAATGAAGATATTACTGAAAACCTTTTTAAAGGAGCACATCAAACTTTATTGGATTGCGGTGTAGATAAGGAGCGCATCTTCCGTATGGATGTACCTGGATCATTTGAGTTGATTTATGGCTGTAAGAACATGCAATACTCCAGCTATCCTACAAAGAATAGTAAATTACGTAAAGGCCTAGACGCTATTATTGCCATAGGTAATGTGATACGAGGAGAAACAGCTCACTTTGATTTTGTATGTCAAGGAGTTACTAGCGGTATAAAAGATCTTAATCTTAATAAATCTAAAGTTCCTGTCATATTTTGTGTCTTAACTGATGATACTCATGCACAATCTGTCGCTCGTAGTGGTGGCGTTCATGGAAATAAAGGAAGTGAAGCGGCCGTTGCAGCGATTAAAATGGCAGCGATTAAGCAAGGATTTTAG
- the recF gene encoding DNA replication/repair protein RecF (All proteins in this family for which functions are known are DNA-binding proteins that assist the filamentation of RecA onto DNA for the initiation of recombination or recombinational repair.) — MKLDSISLINYKSFSSAEFEFDEKINCFVGNNGVGKTNVLDAIYHLAFAKSYFNPITVQNIKHDEDFFVVNGNFIKNDLEEKIVVSAKKGVKRVLKRNGKIYDKISDHIGLIPLVIISPADRDLITEGSDTRRKFLDGVISLSNSVYLNKLITYNKLLQQRNALLKYFYINRTFDSDGLAVYDEQLADLGGSIHETRTAFLQSFTPIFRKYYQQISRTEEVVDIFYKADFTNEDPTQVLKNARQKDLQLQYTSVGTHKDDLLFLLNDHPVKKYGSQGQQKSFLTALKLAQFEFIKQESGTVPILLLDDIFDKLDASRVAQIINMVNDEQFGQLFISDTHPERTEEVIKQTEQSYKIFKL; from the coding sequence ATGAAGCTCGATTCCATAAGTCTTATCAATTATAAAAGCTTCTCATCTGCCGAATTTGAGTTTGATGAGAAGATTAATTGCTTTGTAGGCAACAATGGAGTAGGAAAAACGAACGTGCTGGACGCCATTTATCACCTTGCTTTTGCAAAAAGCTATTTTAATCCGATTACGGTGCAAAATATCAAGCACGACGAGGACTTTTTTGTTGTGAATGGTAATTTTATTAAAAATGACCTGGAGGAAAAAATAGTAGTAAGTGCAAAAAAAGGAGTCAAACGTGTATTAAAACGCAACGGTAAGATTTATGATAAAATTAGTGATCACATAGGGTTGATTCCACTAGTTATAATTTCTCCAGCAGACCGTGATTTGATTACCGAAGGAAGCGATACCAGGCGTAAATTTCTAGATGGTGTGATCTCTTTAAGTAACTCTGTTTATTTAAACAAATTGATTACTTACAATAAGTTGTTGCAACAACGTAATGCATTGCTGAAGTACTTTTACATCAATCGTACTTTTGATAGCGATGGACTTGCCGTTTATGATGAGCAACTGGCAGACTTAGGAGGTTCTATACATGAGACTCGAACGGCGTTTCTACAATCTTTCACGCCCATATTTAGAAAATACTATCAGCAAATTTCTCGTACCGAAGAAGTAGTAGATATTTTCTACAAAGCTGATTTTACAAATGAAGATCCTACACAGGTTTTAAAGAATGCACGTCAAAAGGATTTGCAATTACAGTACACGAGCGTAGGAACTCATAAAGATGACCTGTTATTCTTGCTTAATGATCACCCTGTAAAAAAATATGGTAGTCAAGGCCAGCAAAAAAGTTTTTTGACAGCATTAAAATTGGCACAATTTGAATTTATAAAGCAAGAAAGTGGTACGGTGCCTATTTTGCTTCTGGATGATATTTTTGATAAATTAGATGCTTCTCGAGTGGCGCAAATTATTAATATGGTGAATGACGAGCAATTCGGTCAGTTATTCATAAGCGATACCCATCCAGAACGAACAGAAGAGGTGATCAAACAAACGGAGCAATCTTATAAGATATTTAAGTTATGA